One Massilia sp. 9096 genomic window carries:
- a CDS encoding pseudouridine synthase, producing the protein MTEPVRLSKRMSELGLSSRREADEWIAKGWVRVDGKVVSELGSKVLPHQKITVERQAAAEQSKRVTVLINKPVGFVSGQAEDGYKPAVVLVKPENRWKDDPSPEQFHPTQLRSLVPAGRLDIDSVGLLVLTQDGRIARHLIGEDTSIEKEYLVRVQYTKPGTLPDADLRKLNHGLWMDGKPLLPAKVRWQNEDQLSFTLKEGRKRQIRRMCDMVGLKVIGLKRVRIGRVKLGELPQGQWRYLAPDETF; encoded by the coding sequence ATGACTGAACCCGTACGTCTCTCCAAACGCATGTCCGAACTCGGCCTCTCCTCGCGGCGCGAAGCCGACGAGTGGATCGCCAAAGGCTGGGTGCGGGTCGACGGCAAGGTGGTCAGCGAATTGGGCAGCAAGGTGCTGCCGCACCAGAAGATCACGGTCGAACGCCAGGCCGCGGCCGAACAAAGCAAGCGCGTGACGGTCCTGATCAACAAGCCGGTCGGCTTCGTTTCCGGCCAGGCCGAGGACGGCTACAAGCCGGCGGTGGTGCTGGTCAAGCCGGAAAACCGCTGGAAGGACGACCCGTCGCCGGAGCAGTTCCACCCGACCCAGCTGCGTTCGCTGGTGCCGGCCGGGCGCCTGGACATCGACTCGGTCGGCTTGCTGGTGCTGACCCAGGACGGGCGCATCGCGCGCCACCTGATCGGCGAAGATACGTCGATCGAAAAGGAATACCTGGTGCGCGTGCAGTACACCAAACCGGGCACGCTGCCCGACGCCGATCTGCGCAAGCTGAACCACGGCCTCTGGATGGACGGCAAACCGCTGCTGCCCGCCAAGGTGCGCTGGCAGAACGAGGACCAGCTCAGTTTCACTTTGAAAGAAGGTCGCAAGCGCCAGATCCGCCGTATGTGCGACATGGTCGGCCTGAAGGTCATCGGCCTCAAGCGCGTGCGCATCGGCCGGGTCAAGCTGGGCGAGCTGCCTCAAGGGCAGTGGCGCTACCTGGCGCCGGACGAGACGTTCTGA
- the pyrH gene encoding UMP kinase has protein sequence MTKPAYQRVLLKLSGEALMGDDQFGINRATIERMVADVAEVQKLGVELAVVIGGGNIFRGVAPGAQGMDRATADYMGMLATVMNALALADAMRQQGITARVMSAIGIEQVVEPYVRPKALQYLEEGKVVVFAAGTGNPFFTTDTAAALRGSEISAEIVLKATKVDGVYTADPKKDPNATRYESISFDEAIAKHLQVMDATAFALCRDQKLPIKVFSIVKPGALKRVIMGEDEGTLVHV, from the coding sequence ATGACAAAACCAGCCTACCAACGAGTCCTCCTCAAACTGTCTGGCGAAGCGCTGATGGGCGACGACCAGTTCGGCATCAACCGCGCCACCATCGAACGCATGGTGGCCGATGTCGCAGAGGTGCAGAAGCTGGGCGTGGAGCTGGCGGTGGTGATCGGTGGCGGCAACATCTTCCGCGGCGTGGCGCCGGGCGCGCAAGGCATGGACCGCGCGACCGCCGACTACATGGGCATGCTGGCCACCGTCATGAATGCGCTGGCGCTGGCCGACGCGATGCGCCAGCAGGGCATCACGGCGCGCGTGATGTCGGCGATCGGCATCGAGCAGGTGGTCGAGCCTTACGTGCGTCCGAAGGCGCTGCAATACCTGGAAGAGGGCAAGGTGGTGGTGTTCGCCGCCGGTACCGGCAACCCGTTCTTCACCACCGACACCGCGGCCGCGCTGCGCGGTTCCGAGATCTCCGCCGAGATCGTGCTGAAGGCAACCAAGGTCGATGGCGTATATACTGCCGATCCGAAGAAGGACCCGAACGCCACCCGCTACGAGTCGATTTCCTTCGACGAGGCGATCGCCAAGCACCTGCAGGTGATGGACGCCACCGCGTTCGCCCTGTGCCGCGACCAGAAACTGCCGATCAAGGTGTTCTCGATCGTCAAGCCGGGTGCGCTCAAGCGTGTCATCATGGGTGAAGACGAAGGTACACTGGTCCACGTTTGA
- the rpsB gene encoding 30S ribosomal protein S2, whose product MAVTMRDMLEAGIHFGHQTRFWNPKMAPFIFGHRNKIHIINLEKTMAMYQDAMKAIKQIASNRGTILMVGTKRQARDIIAAEAQRAGVPYVDQRWLGGMLTNFKTIKTSIKRLKDMEAAVESGEVEKMSKKEALMFSREMEKLQKSIGGIKDLGGVPDAIFIVDVGYHKGAITEAEKLGIPVIGVVDTNHSPEGVTYVIPGNDDSSKAITLYARGVADAILEGRANATNEVAEMVKSADDFVEVPEQA is encoded by the coding sequence ATGGCAGTTACTATGCGCGACATGCTGGAAGCCGGCATTCACTTTGGCCACCAGACCCGTTTCTGGAACCCGAAAATGGCACCGTTCATCTTCGGTCATCGCAACAAGATCCACATCATCAACCTGGAAAAGACCATGGCGATGTACCAGGATGCGATGAAGGCCATCAAGCAGATCGCTTCGAACCGCGGCACCATCCTGATGGTCGGCACCAAGCGCCAGGCGCGCGACATCATCGCCGCTGAAGCCCAGCGCGCGGGCGTGCCGTACGTCGACCAGCGCTGGCTGGGCGGCATGCTGACCAACTTCAAGACCATCAAGACCTCGATCAAGCGCCTGAAGGACATGGAAGCCGCCGTCGAGTCGGGCGAAGTCGAGAAGATGAGCAAGAAAGAAGCGCTGATGTTCTCGCGCGAAATGGAAAAGCTGCAGAAGTCGATCGGCGGCATCAAGGACCTGGGCGGTGTCCCGGACGCGATCTTCATCGTCGACGTCGGCTACCACAAGGGCGCCATCACCGAAGCCGAAAAGCTGGGCATCCCGGTCATCGGCGTGGTCGACACCAACCACTCGCCGGAAGGCGTGACCTACGTGATCCCGGGTAACGACGACTCGTCGAAGGCGATTACCCTGTACGCACGCGGCGTCGCCGATGCGATCCTGGAAGGCCGCGCCAACGCGACCAACGAAGTCGCCGAGATGGTCAAGTCGGCCGACGACTTCGTCGAAGTGCCTGAGCAGGCGTAA
- the tsf gene encoding translation elongation factor Ts translates to MAAITAAMVGELRAKTDAPMMECKKALTEAEGDMGRAEEILRVKLGGKASKAASRVTAEGVVAAYVAGNIGALVEVNSETDFVAKNDDFLAMVNLAAKLVAEQNPADVAALAALPVDGKTFDDVRTALIGKIGENMTVRRFQRFETTDKLASYLHGARIGVIVEYSGADEQVGKDVAMHIAAMKPVALSSEQVPADLIEKERSVAQLKAKEDADKAVAEGKQPQSDEIVAKRIEGGVAKYLKEVSLLNQAFVKNDKQSIEQMLKAAGASVKSFTMYVVGEGIEKKVDDFAAEVAAQMAAAKQ, encoded by the coding sequence ATGGCAGCGATTACTGCAGCGATGGTCGGCGAACTGCGCGCCAAGACCGATGCCCCGATGATGGAATGCAAGAAGGCACTGACCGAAGCCGAAGGCGACATGGGCCGTGCCGAAGAGATCCTGCGCGTCAAGCTGGGCGGCAAGGCTTCGAAAGCCGCGTCGCGCGTGACCGCCGAAGGCGTGGTGGCCGCTTACGTCGCCGGCAACATCGGCGCGCTGGTGGAAGTCAACAGCGAAACCGACTTCGTCGCCAAGAACGACGACTTCCTGGCCATGGTCAACCTGGCCGCCAAGCTGGTCGCCGAGCAGAACCCGGCCGACGTCGCCGCCCTGGCCGCCCTGCCGGTCGACGGCAAGACCTTCGACGACGTGCGTACCGCCCTGATCGGTAAAATCGGCGAGAACATGACCGTGCGCCGCTTCCAGCGCTTCGAGACCACCGACAAGCTGGCTTCGTACCTGCACGGCGCCCGCATCGGCGTGATCGTCGAGTACAGCGGCGCCGACGAGCAAGTCGGCAAGGACGTCGCGATGCACATCGCCGCGATGAAGCCGGTCGCCCTGTCGTCGGAGCAAGTGCCGGCCGACCTGATCGAGAAAGAGCGTTCGGTCGCCCAGCTGAAAGCCAAGGAAGACGCCGACAAGGCCGTCGCCGAAGGCAAGCAGCCGCAGTCGGACGAGATCGTCGCCAAGCGTATCGAAGGCGGCGTTGCCAAGTACCTCAAGGAAGTCTCGCTGCTGAACCAGGCGTTCGTCAAGAACGACAAGCAGAGCATCGAGCAGATGCTGAAGGCCGCCGGCGCCAGCGTGAAGAGCTTCACGATGTACGTGGTCGGCGAAGGCATCGAGAAGAAAGTCGACGACTTCGCAGCAGAAGTGGCAGCCCAGATGGCTGCTGCCAAGCAGTAA
- the map gene encoding type I methionyl aminopeptidase, giving the protein MSITINTLDDIEGMRIAGRLGSEVLDYITPFVKPGVTTGELDRLCHEYMVNVQGTVPAPLDYAPPGYTPFPKSVCTSVNDVICHGIPGDKVLKSGDVVNIDVTVITKDGYHGDNSRMFFVGQPSILAKRLSDITYECMWLGIAKVKPGARLGDIGHAIQQHAEKAGFSVVREFCGHGIGKVFHSEPQVLHYGRPGTGEELVPGMIFTIEPMINAGRREIREMPDGWTIKTKDRSLSAQWEHMILVTETGYEVLTVSEGTPAPAAIAVADAVPA; this is encoded by the coding sequence ATGTCCATCACCATCAATACCCTTGACGACATCGAGGGCATGCGCATCGCCGGCCGCCTCGGCTCCGAAGTGCTCGACTACATCACGCCGTTCGTCAAGCCCGGCGTCACTACCGGCGAACTCGACCGCCTTTGCCATGAATACATGGTCAACGTGCAAGGCACGGTCCCGGCTCCGCTCGACTATGCCCCGCCCGGCTACACCCCGTTCCCGAAATCGGTCTGCACCTCGGTCAACGACGTGATCTGCCACGGCATCCCGGGCGACAAGGTGCTCAAGAGCGGTGACGTGGTCAACATCGACGTCACCGTCATCACCAAGGATGGCTACCACGGCGACAACAGCCGCATGTTTTTTGTGGGCCAGCCGTCGATCCTGGCCAAGCGCCTGTCCGACATCACGTATGAATGCATGTGGCTGGGCATCGCCAAGGTCAAGCCGGGCGCGCGCCTGGGCGACATCGGCCACGCGATCCAGCAGCACGCGGAAAAAGCCGGCTTCTCGGTGGTGCGCGAATTCTGCGGCCACGGGATCGGCAAGGTGTTCCACTCGGAACCGCAAGTGCTGCACTACGGCCGTCCGGGCACCGGCGAGGAACTGGTCCCCGGCATGATCTTCACGATCGAGCCGATGATCAACGCCGGCCGGCGCGAAATCCGCGAGATGCCGGACGGCTGGACCATCAAGACCAAGGACCGCAGCCTGTCGGCCCAGTGGGAGCACATGATCCTGGTCACCGAAACCGGCTACGAAGTGCTGACCGTCTCCGAGGGCACCCCGGCCCCGGCCGCCATCGCAGTGGCCGACGCCGTGCCGGCCTGA
- a CDS encoding [protein-PII] uridylyltransferase has protein sequence MSSTTIDPPQQQLRQRLKAERQIVIAEFRENGKPEKLLRGLRHSVDGVLADAWRAAGLPADTALVGVGGYGRGELFPHSDVDLLVLLGKPADAITAARLENFVQLLWDLGLEIGHSIRTVDECMTESAADITVQTSLLEARLVVGSEPLFAQLQKRYDAAMDAQAFFHAKTAEMRLRHAKYEFTPFSLEPNVKESPGALRDLQVILWVAKAAGLGNNWGQLAIRGLITREEARQLMEKESAFKDIRIRLHLQTRRREDRLVFDVQTAIAETFGLTSTGEGLEARRASEYLMQRYYWAAKAVTQLNTILLQNIEAQLFPTPTQPVPINPRFNEVGGFIDIAADDTFEADPSAVLEIFVLMTERPDIKGMTARTMRALWHARTLIDEAFRARPAHRALFLRILQAPVGLVHALRRMNDMGILGRYLPNFRRIVGQMQHDLFHVYTVDQHIMMVVRNMRRFTMTEHAHEYPFCSQLIANFRDRWLLYVAALFHDIAKGRGGDHSELGKQDVLDFCRDHAINEEDTELVVFLVEQHLTMSQVAQKQDMSDPDVIAAFARLVRDERHLTALYLLTVADIRGTSPKVWNAWKAKLLEDLYKTTLRVLGGEPPSADRELRARQQEALATLRLFGLGPHDHEALWKQLDVAYFLRHDASDIAWQTRSLYDKLGHGKPVVKSRLAPIGEGLQVTVYVQDQPDLFARICSYFDRKNFSILDAKIHTTKDGYALDTFMIADEHFAGSYRDIINLIEHELCEVLMRQEPLSPPLRGRLSRMSRTFPITPTVDLRPDERGQFWLLSIAANDRNGLLFAIASVLARYRINLHTAKIMTLGERVEDVFLIDGPALNNQRVQVQLETELFDALKI, from the coding sequence ATGTCCAGCACGACCATCGACCCGCCCCAGCAGCAACTGCGCCAGCGCCTGAAGGCCGAGCGCCAGATCGTCATCGCCGAGTTCCGCGAGAACGGCAAGCCGGAAAAGCTGCTGCGCGGACTGCGCCACAGCGTCGACGGCGTGCTGGCCGACGCCTGGCGCGCCGCCGGCCTGCCGGCGGACACGGCGCTGGTGGGTGTCGGCGGCTACGGCCGCGGCGAGCTGTTCCCGCATTCCGACGTCGACCTGCTGGTCCTGCTGGGCAAGCCGGCCGACGCCATCACCGCCGCGCGCCTGGAAAACTTCGTCCAGCTGCTGTGGGACCTCGGCCTGGAAATCGGCCACAGCATCCGCACCGTCGACGAGTGCATGACGGAGTCCGCGGCCGACATCACCGTGCAGACCAGCCTGCTCGAAGCGCGCCTGGTGGTCGGCAGCGAGCCGCTGTTCGCCCAACTGCAAAAGCGCTACGACGCGGCGATGGATGCGCAGGCGTTTTTCCACGCCAAGACCGCCGAGATGCGGCTGCGCCACGCCAAGTACGAGTTCACGCCGTTCTCGCTCGAACCGAACGTCAAGGAAAGCCCGGGTGCGCTGCGCGACCTGCAGGTGATCCTGTGGGTGGCCAAGGCGGCCGGCCTGGGCAACAACTGGGGCCAGCTGGCGATCCGCGGCCTGATCACGCGCGAGGAAGCGCGCCAGCTGATGGAAAAGGAGAGCGCGTTCAAGGACATCCGCATCCGCCTGCACCTGCAGACCAGGCGGCGCGAAGACCGCCTGGTATTCGACGTCCAGACCGCGATCGCGGAGACCTTCGGCCTGACCTCCACCGGCGAGGGCCTGGAAGCACGGCGCGCCAGCGAATACCTGATGCAGCGCTACTACTGGGCGGCCAAGGCGGTCACGCAACTGAACACCATCCTGCTGCAGAACATCGAGGCGCAGCTGTTCCCGACGCCGACCCAGCCGGTGCCGATCAACCCTCGCTTCAACGAAGTCGGCGGCTTCATCGACATCGCCGCGGACGATACCTTCGAAGCCGATCCGTCCGCGGTGCTCGAGATCTTCGTGCTGATGACCGAGCGGCCGGACATCAAGGGCATGACCGCGCGCACCATGCGCGCGCTGTGGCACGCGCGCACGCTGATCGACGAGGCATTCCGCGCCCGACCCGCGCACCGCGCGCTGTTCCTGCGCATCCTGCAAGCCCCGGTCGGCCTGGTGCACGCGCTGCGCCGCATGAACGACATGGGCATCCTGGGCCGCTACCTGCCGAACTTCCGCCGCATCGTCGGCCAGATGCAGCACGACCTGTTTCACGTCTACACCGTCGACCAGCACATCATGATGGTGGTGCGTAACATGCGCCGCTTCACGATGACCGAGCACGCGCACGAATACCCGTTCTGCAGCCAGCTGATCGCCAATTTCCGCGACCGCTGGCTGCTGTACGTGGCGGCGCTGTTCCACGACATCGCCAAGGGGCGCGGCGGCGATCACTCGGAGCTGGGCAAGCAGGACGTGCTCGACTTCTGCCGCGACCACGCGATCAACGAGGAAGACACCGAGCTGGTGGTGTTCCTGGTCGAGCAGCACCTGACCATGTCGCAGGTCGCGCAAAAGCAGGACATGTCGGACCCGGACGTGATCGCGGCGTTCGCCAGGCTGGTGCGCGACGAGCGCCACCTGACCGCGCTGTACCTGCTGACGGTGGCCGACATCCGCGGCACCAGCCCCAAGGTGTGGAACGCCTGGAAGGCCAAGCTGCTCGAAGACCTGTACAAGACCACGCTGCGCGTACTGGGCGGCGAGCCGCCCTCGGCCGACCGCGAACTGCGCGCGCGCCAGCAGGAAGCGCTGGCCACGCTGCGCCTGTTCGGCCTGGGTCCGCACGACCACGAGGCGCTGTGGAAGCAGCTCGACGTCGCCTACTTCCTGCGCCACGACGCCTCCGACATCGCCTGGCAGACGCGCTCGCTGTACGACAAGCTCGGACACGGCAAGCCGGTGGTGAAGTCGCGCCTGGCGCCGATCGGCGAAGGCTTGCAGGTGACCGTGTACGTGCAGGACCAGCCCGACCTGTTCGCGCGCATCTGCAGCTACTTCGACCGCAAGAACTTTTCCATCCTGGACGCCAAGATCCACACCACCAAGGATGGCTACGCGCTCGACACCTTCATGATCGCCGACGAACATTTCGCCGGCAGCTACCGCGACATCATCAACCTGATCGAGCACGAGCTGTGCGAGGTGCTGATGCGCCAGGAACCCTTGTCGCCGCCGCTGCGCGGGCGCCTGTCGCGCATGTCGCGCACCTTCCCGATCACGCCGACGGTCGATCTGCGCCCGGACGAGCGCGGCCAGTTCTGGCTGCTCTCGATCGCCGCCAACGACCGCAACGGCCTGCTGTTCGCGATCGCCAGCGTGCTGGCGCGCTACCGCATCAACCTGCACACCGCGAAGATCATGACGCTCGGCGAGCGCGTCGAGGACGTGTTCCTGATCGACGGACCGGCGTTGAACAACCAGCGCGTGCAGGTGCAGCTCGAGACCGAGCTGTTCGATGCGCTGAAAATCTGA
- the frr gene encoding ribosome recycling factor translates to MSVADVKKNAQDKMAKSIETLRANLAKVRTGRAHPGLLDSVMVEYYGAPTQLSQVANVTLIDARTLGVQPYEKKMLNTVEKAIRESDLGLNPSSFGEMIRVPTPALTEERRKEMVKLCKSEAEDAKIAVRNVRRDANEQLKKLVKDKSISEDDERRASDDIQKLTDKAVVDIDKLVAEKEKEVMTV, encoded by the coding sequence ATGTCTGTAGCTGACGTTAAGAAAAATGCCCAGGACAAGATGGCGAAATCCATCGAGACCCTGCGCGCCAACCTGGCCAAGGTCCGTACCGGCCGCGCCCACCCCGGCCTGCTGGACTCGGTCATGGTCGAGTACTATGGCGCCCCGACCCAGTTGTCGCAGGTCGCCAACGTGACCCTGATCGACGCCCGCACCCTCGGCGTGCAGCCGTACGAGAAGAAAATGCTGAACACGGTGGAAAAGGCGATCCGCGAGTCGGACCTGGGCCTGAACCCGTCGTCGTTCGGCGAAATGATCCGCGTGCCGACCCCGGCCCTGACCGAAGAGCGCCGCAAGGAAATGGTCAAGCTGTGCAAGTCGGAAGCCGAGGACGCCAAGATTGCCGTGCGCAACGTGCGCCGCGACGCCAACGAACAGCTGAAAAAGCTGGTCAAGGACAAGTCGATCTCGGAAGACGACGAGCGCCGCGCTTCGGACGACATCCAGAAGCTGACCGACAAGGCGGTGGTCGACATCGATAAATTGGTTGCCGAGAAAGAAAAAGAAGTCATGACGGTGTAA